TCCGACGATTTTTGCTGCAGGCGCAGCAGGTTTTTGATGCGGGGATTTTGCGGGCTGCTGATGGCGTCGGGCATGGTGCTGCGGTAATCGTAGGGCCCGCGAAGATACGGCATTGCTCACGGCAAGCGGTTTTTGGGCCGCTGCGGGCCGGGGTGTGTATCTTGCATATTCGTTAGCCTACGGCATTCTCCAACATGGCATTCAACACGAAAACCAAACTGTACATCGGCTTTTTTATCGCGGCTGGTGTATTGCTGCTCACGGCGGTGGCCTCGTTTATCAGCACCCGGCAGCTGAGCACCCGCACCCAGTGGGTAGAGCACTCCTACCAGGTGATGCAGCAGCTCAAGGACATGGAGCTGCGCATCAAGGATGCCCGCTCGGGGGTGCGCGGCTACCTGCTTACGGCCGACACCGTGTACCTAGGGCTCTACAACAAGGCCAAGGGGCAGGTGTTCGTGCATTACAACGAGGTGCAGCGGCTGACCAGGGACAACCCCCAGCAGCAGTTGCGGCTCGATACGCTCGAAACGCTCGTGAACGTACAAATGCGCCTGCTCTCCGACATGGCGCGCGGCCAGGGCCGGTTGTCGCGCTCGTCGGTGCAAACCCTGCTCGACACCGACCGCCAAACCATGCGCGCCGTTGAGCGCATGCTGGGCCGGGCCCGCACCCGCGAGCTGGAAATTTTGCAGGAACGCAGCTCCGAGCAAAGCACCTACGAAACCATAACGCCCGCCATTATCCTGATTTCGGCCACGTTTGCCATCGTCATCACGCTGTGGCTGTTCTGGCGCGTGAGCGTGGAAATAACCGCCAACGACCGCCTGCAGCGCGAGCTGGCGGCCGCCAACGAGGGCATTGCGCACCGCATCAGCATTATCGAGAACCTGGCCAACCAGGTGGTGCAGGGCGACTACAAGGTAAAAATCAAGGACAAGGAGCGCGACAGCGTGGGCAACCTGGCCACCTCGCTCAACCGCATGACGCAAACCCTCGACGAGACGTTTACGGCCCTCGAAAAGCGCAACCGCGAGCTGGATCAGTTTGCCTACGTGGCCTCGCACGACTTGAAAGCGCCCCTGCGCGGCGTGAGCACCGTGGTGAAGTGGATTGAGGACGAGCTGGGCCACGAGCTGTCGGATAAAATGCGCGAGTACTTTGGGCTGATGAAAGGCCGCCTCACGCGCCTCGAAGACCTGATTAACGGCCTGCTGGCCTACGCCCGCGTGGGCCGCACCCAGCAGCGGCTCGAGGAGGTAAGCGTGGAGCACCTGGTGCACGAAGTAGCCGATTTGGTGGTGCCGCCCACGTTTGAGGTGCGCATTCAGGACTCCTTGCCTACCCTGCTCACCGACCGCCTGAGCCTGCAGCAAGTGTTTACCAACCTGCTCAGCAACGCCGTGAAGTACCACCACAACAAGCAGGGCATCATTGTGGTAGGCTGCCGCGAGGCGGGCAAGCAGTACGAGTTTCGGGTGCAGGACGACGGCCCCGGCATTGCGCCCGAGTACCACGAAAAAATCTTCCTGATGTTTCAGACGCTGCGCGACCGGCACACCGCCGAAAGTACCGGCATCGGCCTGAGCATCGTCAAGAAAATCATCGACGAGCAGCGCGGCAGCATCCGCGTGGAGTCGTCGGTGGGCCACGGGGCGGCGTTTGTGTTTACCTGGCCCAAGCAGCCCGTGGGGGTGCTGCTCAGCAAAGCCGAGCTGTAACCCAGGCGCCCTCCGGCAGTAGTACCTTACCTTTGCGCGTTCACCACTTCGCCCGCCCATGCGTTCAGTTCTGCTAGTAGAAGACGATTTTTTCGACACGATGACCGTGCAGAAGTCGTTCGAGAAGTTCAGCGTGCCGCACAAGCTCTACACGGCCTTCAACGGGCTCGAAGCCTTGGATATGCTGCTGGGCCTGAACGGCGTAGAGGCCATCCGGCCGCTGCCCGAGGTAATTCTGCTCGACCTGAACATGCCCAAAATGAACGGGCACGAGTTTCTGGCCGAGCTAAACACGCACGAGGAGCTGCGCCACATTCCGGTGTTCATCACCACCACCTCCGAGATGGACATCGACCGCATGCAGGCCGAGCAGCACAACGTGCGCGGCTACATCGTGAAGCCCATTGACTTCGAGAACACGCGCGACATGATCGACAGCATGAGCTTGCTCGAAACCTTGCTGAAGCCGGAGTAACGCTTGCTTTCAGACAACAGCCGCGGGGCCGCCGAATCATCATTCGGCGGCCCCGCGGCTGTTGTATTATTATTCGTCCTAGGAGCTGACTCGCTTACTCAATAACAGGCAAGTACTTGTTATAACCTTTTGGTATTTGCAACTGCAGGTTGGGCTTGGGCTGAAACCCGTAGAATTTACCCCAAAGCATTTTATTTATTTGCATGGTAGCCGTACTATCTAGCATCCAACCAGTTGAGCGCAGCTCGTAAAACAAGATAGGATTGTAGGACATTTTAGCTGGATCGTCTACTGCTTCAGCATAGTCGCGGATACCTGCATACTCTACTCGCCCGTCACCATCTACATCACATGCGGGGTTGTCGAAGGTGGGAAGCACCTGCCGGCGCACCACACGGTTGCCGTCAACGGTTAGCAGCAACAAGTCGTTTTTATTTGGCCGCAGGTTCCGTTCGAGCAAAAGTTGGTAGCGACTCGGACTGATTATGACAATCCGGGGCCACACCCGCTTCTTAAACTCGAACTCTTGTAAAGTGTCGGCCCGATACAATGTTGTACCGTTGCGACTGCACACCAAGCTAGATATATACTGGGGCAAACAGTCGTTACCAGCATCGGAGATGCCTTGCACTAGTACTTGGTTTGGGTACAACAAGCGAAAAGGCTTGCGGCGACAATCGGGACCAAAGTTGAGCAATGAGCCCCCTAACACGAATAGGGTAAAACAATATTTAATAGCCACAATGAACGAGTGCAATCAAATGGCTTCAAATCTAAAGGAATTGCTCGGGCCCCTAGCGCTGCCGTGAAATTGGCCGCATAACAAGCTTTTGTATCGCCGTGAGCGGCAGCTCCGTATGGGATTAAAAAGGAATTTGGCTGGCGGAACGAGTTATACTGCTGTTGTGGTTTTGGAAAGCATGGGGCACTGGCCGATTTTTTGCGGCATCTTGGCCCCGGCATTACTTTTCGGCCGTGCGGCGCGGGGCCATGTGCCACCGCTACTCACCCGGACGCTTCCTCAAGGTATTCCCCCTGTTCGTTCACGCCCTCCACTCATGAACATCCGTTCGATGTTGCTCGCCGCCGGCCTTGCCGGCGCCTCCGCGGCTGCTGCCGTGGCGCAGGATGCCCCGCGCCAGCTGAGCACGCCCCCCACCGT
The sequence above is drawn from the Hymenobacter sp. YIM 151858-1 genome and encodes:
- a CDS encoding sensor histidine kinase; its protein translation is MAFNTKTKLYIGFFIAAGVLLLTAVASFISTRQLSTRTQWVEHSYQVMQQLKDMELRIKDARSGVRGYLLTADTVYLGLYNKAKGQVFVHYNEVQRLTRDNPQQQLRLDTLETLVNVQMRLLSDMARGQGRLSRSSVQTLLDTDRQTMRAVERMLGRARTRELEILQERSSEQSTYETITPAIILISATFAIVITLWLFWRVSVEITANDRLQRELAAANEGIAHRISIIENLANQVVQGDYKVKIKDKERDSVGNLATSLNRMTQTLDETFTALEKRNRELDQFAYVASHDLKAPLRGVSTVVKWIEDELGHELSDKMREYFGLMKGRLTRLEDLINGLLAYARVGRTQQRLEEVSVEHLVHEVADLVVPPTFEVRIQDSLPTLLTDRLSLQQVFTNLLSNAVKYHHNKQGIIVVGCREAGKQYEFRVQDDGPGIAPEYHEKIFLMFQTLRDRHTAESTGIGLSIVKKIIDEQRGSIRVESSVGHGAAFVFTWPKQPVGVLLSKAEL
- a CDS encoding response regulator: MRSVLLVEDDFFDTMTVQKSFEKFSVPHKLYTAFNGLEALDMLLGLNGVEAIRPLPEVILLDLNMPKMNGHEFLAELNTHEELRHIPVFITTTSEMDIDRMQAEQHNVRGYIVKPIDFENTRDMIDSMSLLETLLKPE